The genomic window GGGTCCGTCCGGAATGGCTCTCGTTCATTGGTCTCTGCAGGATGCCGATCTCGAGGGGGCGAGGCAAAGCCGTGCGCGGGGAAAGTTTGAAGGCAGCTGCGGGCGCAAAGGCGCGCGCTCTCCGGATGGGGCGGGTCCGGATTTGCACCTGCTGAGTCGGCGTCGCCGCGTTCGGGCTGTCACGGTAGGGTGAGAGCGCTGGCCCAGGGGCGCCAGAGGGGCCGGGACTGCGGCGTTTCGGTGGTCCCGGACTTGGAGTCCGCCTCGACCCTTCCCCGAAGAGGGAGCCCTTCCCCAAGGACCGGTGAGGAAACCGCTGTGGGGGAGGGGCGGGCGGGGCATTTAGGGTTAGTGAGGGCTTAGTGGGGCCCCCACCTCGTATTGGGGCGGGGTCTGCGTGATTCAGAGTGGGTGGGGccgagggggggaaggggaaggagtcGGCCCGAGATCTGGCGCCCCCCCAGTGGGGCAGGGCCGCTTTCCCGGTCCTTTGTCTGCCCCACCCCAGGTGCCTCAGGGCCCTCTTGTGCCCGGGAGGAGTCAGTGCCCGGTGCCAGGGAGGAGTCAGTGCCCGGTGCCAGGGAGGAGTCAGTGCCCAGTGCCGGGGAGGAGTCAGTACCCTCTTGTGCCCGGGAGGAGTCAGTGCCCGGTGCCAGGGAGGAGTCAGTGCTCTCTTGTGCCCGGGAGGAGTCAGTGCCCGGTGCCAGGGAGGAGTCAGTACCCTCTTGTGCCCGGGAGGAGTCAGTGCCCGGTGCCAGGGAGGAGCCGGTGCCCGGGAGGAGTCAGTGCCCGGTGCCAGGGAGGAGTCAGTACCCTCTTGTGCCCGGGAGGAGTCAGTGCCTGGTGCCAGGGAGGAGCCGGTGCCCGGGAGGAGTCAGTGCCCGGTGCCCGGGAGGAGTCAGTGCTCTCTTGTGCCCGGGAGGAGTCAGTGCCCGGTGCCAGGGAGGAGTCAGTGCTCTCTTGTGCCCGGGAAGAGTCAGTGCCcagggaggagccagtgcccgGTGCCAGGGAGGAGTCAGTGCCCGAAGCCCAGGAGGAGTCAGTGCCCGGGAGGAGTCAGTGTTCTCTTGTGCCCGGGAGGAGTCAGTACCCGGTGCCCGGGAGGAGTCAGTGCCCAGTGCCAGGGAGGAGTCAGTGCTCTCTTGTGCCCGGGAAGAGTCAGTGCCcagggaggagccagtgccctCTTGTGCCAGGGAGGAGTCAGGGCCTGGTGCCAGGGAGGAGTCAGTACCCTTTTGTGCCCGGGAGGAGTCAGTGCCCGGTGCCAGGGAGGAGTCAGTGCTCTCTTGTGCCCGGGAGGAGTCAGTGCCCGGTGCCAGGGAGGAGTCAGTGCTCTCTTGTGCCCGGGAAGAGTCAGTGACCAGGGAGGAGCCAGTGCCAGGTGCCAGGGAGGAGTCAGTGCCCGAAGCCCGGGAGGAGTCAGTGCCCGGGAGGAGTCAGTGTTCTCTTGTGCCCGGGAGGAGTCAGTACCCGGTGCCCGGGAGGAGTCAGTGCCCAGTGCCAGGGAGGAGTCAGTGCTCTCTTGTGCCCGGGAAGAGTCAGTGCCcagggaggagccagtgccctCTTGTGCCAGGGAGGAGTCAGGGCCCGGTGCCAGGGAGGAGTCAGTACCCTTTTGTGCCCGGGAGGAGTCAGTGCCCGGTGCCAGGGAGGAGTCAGTGCTCTCTTGTGCCCGGGAGGAGTCAGTGCCCGGTGCCAGGGAGGAGTCAGTACCCTCTTGTGCCCGGGAGGAGTCAGTGCCCGGTGCCAGCCTTCACCCTCGGTCTGCTGCAGCTTGTTCCCTGGCGCTACCTCACGCCCATCCCTCTGCCCCCCCAGATCGGCGTGTGCCCCGCGAGCTGCGCAGCCGAGATGCCCATCGACCCGATGCTGTACGAGACCCAGTTCTTCGGGTTCACGCCGCAGACGTGCATGCTCCGGATCTACATCGCCTTCCAGGACTACCTGTTCGAGGTCATGGTGGCCGTGGAGAAGGTCATCCTGAAGAAGGCGGGCGCGCTGAGCGCCGTGCAGGTCCGCGGCAGCACCGAGGCCTTCCTCCGCTTCATGAAGCAGCGCTTCGACCGCCTCTTCGTCAAGATGGAGCGGGCGCTGCTGCGGCTGGTGCTGAGCGTGCCCCCCACCGTCCTCCTCCCCGAAGACCGGAGCCACGAGAGGCACCCCCAGAGCAGGGAGGACTTCCGGCTTCTGCAGCAGGACGTGGAGCGGCTGCAGGGCCGGTACAAGGCGGAGCTCGGCGCCAGGCGCGCCCTGCTGGCCGAGCTCGAGGTCCAGAAGGCGGTTCGGGCCCAGCTGAGAAAGACGCTGCGCTGGCTCGATGGGCTCGGAGATGCCCACGGGCCCCCGGGCCTGGGGGAGATGATGAGCCTCCTGATCCAGCACTCAGGCCGGCTGCGCAGCATCACCGAGGACGTGGCGCAGAAAAGCTCTGGGGGGGGCATGGAGTGACTGGCGGCCCCCGCCTGTGGGCGCCCTCTCCTCCCTGTCTTCTGCAGAAACTACGGGCCCCGACagcccccaccaccaccaccactcccctcccccccccccccccgccagagGGCTCAGGGCTTCTCCAGGCAGCGCCCGCTTTGAGCTTTGGGCCAGAGCAGGGAGGGCCAGCGTGGGGGTCTCTCCCAGACTGTAAGAGCCCAGAGCTGCTCGGAGGCCCCCGCGTGTGCGGGCCAGGGTGGTTAACAGGCAGAGGCACGGAGACGCGAAAGGAGGGCTCGGCTGGCTCTGTGTGAGCAAGCAGTGAGGCCCCGCGTCGGGCAGAGCGGGAATTATGCCGAGTTTCCACTCAAGCCGAGCGACGGGACGGAGGCTGCCAGGTCCAAGGCCACATCGGCCTGATTTTTGCCCGTTTCTAAACGCTCTGTTGAGAGGGTCCCAGTGAATCGCACGTGTGAAAGACCTGACGGTTTCTGTGCCGTTCAAGTAGAAATGTCATCGGCACGCCCAGGAGTGCTCGGGAGCGGTTGTAATAAAGTGTGTGCAACGGAGTGGGGTCGGCCGCCTTTGGGAAGTAAATAAATAAGGCGTCGCGAGAAGGGGGGGCCCGTGGGCCAGCCTGTGCCTGCAGTTCCGGGGCACGTGGTCTCGTCTGCCCAGGAGCTGcgtggaaggggaggggaggggcccTTTTGGCGTCTGAGAGGCGAGCCGGCTTCCTAACTCGCTGCAGGGGGTCACCGATTAAGAGCCCTAGAAAATGGGGGGGATTTAGGCCGCCTGCGAGCCACGACACACGTAGGGGTTGAAAGAAAGAAGACATCCTCGTCCTCCAGGCGTgcgtgcgcgcacacacacacgcttTGTGGGGGCAGCTCAGGAGCAAAGGCAGCAGGGCTGGGGCTGGGCCTTCTCTGCCCGGGCAGGAAGGAGCAGAGGGCGTCCCAAGGAGTCGTCGCAGTCACACAAAGGTATGGAAAAGGCTGACGCAGCTGTAGGAAAACGAGTAACCACGAAGAAGGCAGAGGAAAAGTCTGATGGGGTAAGTCAGCTGTGGCAGGGAATCCTCGGAGCGGAGACGAAACAGGAATGTGGGGGCATTTGAGGAAGGGCCAAGGGGGGAACCCGCCAAGAGGAGGCGCTGAATTAGCCGTGCTGCTCCCAGTGAAGGGGAAGTGCCTCAAAGAAGGCCCGCGGCCTCCAACTTgttggggagagagaggaaagagatgagACGAGGGGCGCCAGGGGGGTGGAGAGTGGCGAAGGGCGGCAGTGGGCTGGATGGAGTGAGGAGGAAGCTGCTTGTCTCGAGATCTGAGCTCGCCTGGTAAAGGGCAGTCTGGCGAGCATTCCTTGGTGCAGCCTTTGACCTGTCCATGATACAAGACCAGTGTCCGAGACACGGTCCCTCCACAGCTGCCCCTTGCAGGTGAACCCAGAAGGCACCCCGGCATTGCCAGGGATTGAGAGGTTGCGCGTGTCCACGCCGCTGTCCCCCGAGGTTGAGGAATGCGTGAGACAAATAGCTGGCTGGGGGCGCGCTGTCTGAGAAGGGGAGTGGGAGGGACAAGTTCCGGGTCAGAGATTAGAGCAGACCAATTTAAAATGGGTTGGGGCGGCTCTTGGGTCTTGCACATCCAACAAAAGAGGCTTTGTGAAGAATGAGGGGATTGGGACGGGGGCCTGCTTTTGTGTGTTTCCTGTTGGACGCTGGAGAGAGTAATGATGGAGGAAAACTGGCCTCTGAAACAGAATTTGCAGGAAACAAGATCCAA from Sminthopsis crassicaudata isolate SCR6 chromosome 3, ASM4859323v1, whole genome shotgun sequence includes these protein-coding regions:
- the MIS12 gene encoding protein MIS12 homolog, which gives rise to MPIDPMLYETQFFGFTPQTCMLRIYIAFQDYLFEVMVAVEKVILKKAGALSAVQVRGSTEAFLRFMKQRFDRLFVKMERALLRLVLSVPPTVLLPEDRSHERHPQSREDFRLLQQDVERLQGRYKAELGARRALLAELEVQKAVRAQLRKTLRWLDGLGDAHGPPGLGEMMSLLIQHSGRLRSITEDVAQKSSGGGME